One genomic window of Salvelinus alpinus chromosome 9, SLU_Salpinus.1, whole genome shotgun sequence includes the following:
- the hapln3 gene encoding hyaluronan and proteoglycan link protein 3, producing the protein MLSPLLPLLVVWMYLLVSNHAFPVYNNGFFYHDVMNGDGNGEIYIKRVRLHVESPQHSVSAARGSNITLPCHYRYEPEINSPRRTRVKWSWRPANGAGKTAHETDVIVAMGNRHRSYGSFQGRVRLHRAAPGDMSLVINELHQNDTGRYRCEIIDGLEDESVTVELELRGVVFPYHSKMGRYHFNFLGAQRACEEQDSTLATFEQLFAAWEEGLDWCNAGWLADGTAQYPITTPREACGGVDLASGLRSYGQRHRHLHRFDAFCFSAAPKGTVYFLKDPHELNFTEAVAACTTDGGLIAKVGQLYAAWRFMGLDRCDAGWLADGSIRYPIAKARPNCGPSEPGVRNLGFPPLHQKYSVYCNR; encoded by the exons ATGTTGAGCCCACTACTCCCCCTATTGGTCGTCTGGATGTACCTCCTGGTCTCCAACCACGCCTTCCCCGTATACAACAACGGCTTCTTCTACCATGACGTCATGAACGGCGATGGCAACGGAGAGA TCTACATTAAGAGGGTGCGTCTCCACGTGGAGTCCCCCCAGCACTCGGTGTCGGCAGCCAGGGGCAGTAACATCACTCTGCCCTGTCACTACCGCTACGAGCCCGAGATCAACAGCCCCCGCCGTACCCGGGTCAAATGGTCTTGGCGACCCGCCAATGGCGCGGGTAAGACCGCCCACGAAACAGACGTGATTGTCGCCATGGGCAACCGTCACCGTAGCTACGGCAGCTTCCAGGGGCGTGTGCGCCTGCATCGGGCGGCACCGGGGGACATGTCTTTGGTGATCAACGAGCTGCACCAGAACGACACGGGCCGCTACCGCTGTGAGATCATCGATGGGCTAGAAGACGAGAGCGTCACGGTGGAGCTGGAGCTGCGAG GAGTGGTATTTCCCTACCATTCCAAGATGGGACGCTACCATTTCAACTTCCTGGGGGCCCAGCGTGCGTGTGAGGAGCAGGACTCAACCCTGGCCACCTTTGAGCAGCTCTTCGCCGCCTGGGAGGAGGGGCTAGACTGGTGCAACGCCGGCTGGTTAGCTGACGGGACGGCTCAGTACCCAATCACCACGCCGCGGGAGGCCTGTGGGGGTGTGGACTTAGCCTCCGGTCTCCGTAGTTATGGACAACGCCACCGCCACCTCCACCGCTTTGACGCCTTCTGTTTCTCAGCCGCCCCcaagg GGacagtttacttcctgaaagATCCCCATGAGCTCAACTTCACCGAAGCAGTGGCGGCGTGCACCACAGACGGCGGTCTCATCGCAAAGGTGGGCCAGCTCTATGCCGCCTGGCGGTTCATGGGATTGGACCGCTGCGACGCAGGCTGGTTGGCTGATGGGAGCATCCGTTACCCCATTGCAAAGGCCCGCCCTAACTGTGGCCCTTCAGAACCGGGGGTGCGGAATTTGGGATTCCCCCCTCtgcatcagaaatacagtgtctaCTGCAATCGGTAA